Proteins from a genomic interval of Onychostoma macrolepis isolate SWU-2019 chromosome 17, ASM1243209v1, whole genome shotgun sequence:
- the LOC131523765 gene encoding LOW QUALITY PROTEIN: myelin and lymphocyte protein-like (The sequence of the model RefSeq protein was modified relative to this genomic sequence to represent the inferred CDS: inserted 1 base in 1 codon) encodes MAAATQQMSSLPSGLRICSTVPDILYLPELVFGGLVWILVASTHVTTPNPQGWVMFVSVFCFVMTFLWLVIFACGGHKNSSAWATADFIYHLIAVVFYLSASVILALXTITLQNAPIAPYDQYYKIDIAAVVFSYVATLLYFIHCILSAVRWKSF; translated from the exons ATGGCAGCGGCCACGCAGCAGATGTCGAGTCTGCCCAGCGGACTCCGGATCTGTTCCACCGTACCGGACATCCTCTACCTGCCAGAGCTG GTGTTTGGAGGGCTGGTATGGATCCTGGTGGCATCTACACATGTGACAACGCCAAACCCTCAAGGATGGGTGATGTTTGTATCAGTCTTCTGTTTTGTGATGACCTTCCTCTGGCTCGTCATCTTCGCCTGTGGAGGACACAAAAACAGCAGCGCCTGGGCTACAGCG GACTTTATTTATCACCTGATTGCTGTTGTGTTCTATCTGAGTGCCTCAGTGATCCTGGCCT TGACCATCACCCTACAAAATGCACCTATAGCACCATATGACCAGTACTATAAAATCGACATTGCAGCTGTg GTGTTCTCGTATGTTGCCACATTGCTTTACTTCATCCATTGCATCCTTTCTGCTGTGCGGTGGAAATCCTTCTAA